TGTGGCGAGGTGTAAGGAAAGAAAGTTGAGGAACATCTTTTTGAGGCTGATAATCGATGATATTTTGCTGGGCTAGATAGTTTAACTGTGCTACTACTTCCATTTTTGGCATTTTTAGAAACCTAGAAAGATTCTGTTCAGAAATAGAAATAAATTGCTGAAAAGCTCCTCCATAGGCACGTAAAATTCCTTTGATAACTGTATCTGATTTTGGGTTGGCAATTTGAAAGTTATAAAGTGTAGCATTATCTACCTTTATCCAAATTTTGGAAGGTGTATAAAAACTCTCTGAAAGCTGCAAAAATCCTTGTTCCTCTAAAATTTTTATAGAATTATAGGACTCTATATAGGGAATTGAAAAGCGACGATAAAACTCTTCCATATCAAAATCAAAACTCTCTATTGGAAAACTTCCCACAGCAATTTTGAAATAATTGGCTAAGGCTTGATAGACTTTCTTAATAATTTTTGGTTCTGGGTGGGCTTGCTCTGTTCGTTTTTCTAAGTTGATTAAATCATTGTTGTCAAAAAGGGCAATGGCATACGCCTTTTTTTCGTCTCGTCCTGCTCTGCCTGCTTCTTGATAGTAGGCTTCTAAAGAATCTGGTAAGTCAGTATGAATAACTGTTCTGACATCTGGCTTATCTATTCCCATTCCGAAGGCATTCGTTGCTGCAATGACACGAATTTTTCCACTTATCCACGATTCTTGTACGTGGTTGCGCTGTGCGTGCGTAAGTCCAGCGTGATAAAAATCGGCTGAAATTTTCTGCTGTCGAAGCCAAAGCGCAATTTCTTTACAACGCTTCCGATTCCGAACATAAATAATTCCTGTTCCTCTTACGTTATTCAAGATTTGTAGCATTTTTTGGTTTTTATTCTCTTCCAAAAATGCAGAATAAGAAAGGTTTGCTCTTGAAAAACTTTTGGTAAATACTTTCTTATTGTCTTTAAAATCTAGCTTATCTTGGATATCTTCTCTGACTTGCAAAGTCGCCGTAGCTGTAAGGGCAATACAAGGAACATTCGTAATTTTCTCTCTGATAGCTGCAATTTCTAAATAAGCAGGACGAAAATTATATCCCCATTGTGAAATACAATGCGCCTCATCAATGGCAAGTAAGCCAACATTCATTTTGGCTACTCGCTCTTTAAATAAATCTGTTTTGAGTCGTTCGGGAGAGAGATAAAGAAACTTGATATTTTTTCCATACACACAGTTATCCAATATGATATCAATTTCTCGCTTCGACATTCCAGAATAAATTGCTTTTGCTGAAATACCACGTTTGTTAAGCTGAAAAACTTGGTCTTTCATCAGCGCAATAAGTGGCGTAACGACAATACAAACTCCCTCCAATGCCATCGCAGGCACTTGAAAACAAATCGATTTTCCTCCACCTGTTGGCAAAAGTGCAAGCGTATCATTACCTTCCAAAACAGAATTGATAATCTCTTCCTGCATCGGACGAAAAGCATCGTAGCCCCAGTATTTTTTTAGAATTTGTTGTGGGAGCATAATCAGTTACCAGTTGTCAGTAAATAGTAATCAGTTGAGTTTAAATTGAAAATACATAATGTAAAGAAGTATTCAAACAAAAGGTTTTTTACTACCATAGAGGTTCATATACTACATCTAATTGTTTCAAAAAGCTGTGTTGTTCTTCATTTAATAGTACGAAACCAAAATATTCCCCCAGCGAAAGAGAATAAAATAAAGGATTATTACGATTTCTATTTTGAATGGCAGCGTTTATCATTTTTATAGCCGTCGGTAGAGTTCCTACATCTTTTATTTCTTCGAAGTATTCTATTCCATCTTGATTGAAAGATAGAGTACAATTATTTTCTGAGTAGGAAAATATTATTGATTTAGGGTCAAAGAAGAAATTAGTAAATTTAGCTAAATCATATATAAGTAATTCTGTCGGATTACTTATAAAATCTAAGGCTTCTGGACAGTCTAAGAAATGACCAGCCCCCCATTCATAAGAGAAAAGAAAAAATCTGTCTTCAGAAAAATTCTCTTCTATTATGATGTTTACAATATTGTAATTTTCAATTTCTGTGTAACTCTTGCCTTCTACCTTTTTAGTATCTATAATACCATAAACAATCAGTTTATCAATTATTTCTTTCATTATTGTAGTATCTAATCATATTTTCACTCCCATCCATAAAATATCATCACGTTGTTTGGTATTTTGCATGTGGGCATCTATTTGTTCTTCTAGTTTTTGTTTTTGCTCTTCAAGTGGTAAGTGATGACTTTCTTGAAAAAACTCTTTTAATCTGATAGAGCCAAATTTCTTTTTATTGTTATCGTTTTGGTCTATGATTCCATCTGAACCAAAATATAATAGACTGTCTTTTGGTAGTAATAAAGTAGTTGATTCAAAATTACGAACTTCTTTATAATCCAAACCAATAGAAATATTACTTCCTTTTATCTTCTCTACTTTATTTTTTTCTGCATTTACGTACCACAACGGACATTTTGCTCCTGCAAAGGTAACTTTTTTCATAGAAGCAGTTTCATCATCTTCTATGGTAATAAAAACAGCATCCATTCCGTTGCTCATTCCTGTTTCATTTTGCCTTAAAGCTCTTCTAATATCGTTTCTTAGTTGCTCTAAAATTTTGGCAGGTTCTGTAACTTTCCTTGTATTGATGATTTCATTGAGCAAAGTAAAACCTATCATACTCATAAATGCACCCGAAACACCGTGTCCAGTACAGTCCAATGCACCAATAATGGTTTTGCCTTTTAGATTTCCCAACCAATAAAAATCTCCAGAAACTACATCACGAGGACGATAGATAATAAAATATTCTCCTAGCTCTTTTTTCATACGCTCTTGATAAGGCAAGATAGCAGCTTGTATGGTTTGAGCAGCGTTGATGCTATGCGCTATGTTTTGATTTTGTTCTTCAAGAAGTTGATTTTGAGATTCAATAGAATCTCTTTGAGCAATAATTTCATCTTGGTTTTGTTGTAATTCTTCATTTAGCCCTTGAAGTTCGCCGTTCACTTCTGCTAATTCTTTCTTTTGCTTGTTCAACTGACTATTTAGTTTTTTTGTCTTGCTCTGACTGCGATAAATAAATACAGCAGTTATTACTACAATAACTAAAATAATGAGAACCAAAATATTGATATTACGCTGAAATTTAGCTTCAATTTTATCTTTTTCGATTTGCTCGGCTTGTACAATATTTTCTTTATGAAGCGAGTCTTCTACTTTTTTGAAAGCATATTCCGATTCTAGGCGAGTAATTAGTTTTGTGTTTTCTGTATTAGATAGGCTATCTTTCATCTCTCTAAACAATATCTCATTTTTATAGGCTTGTTGATAATTATCTTGTTCTGAATAGATTTTGGAAAGCATTTCTGCACCACTACGTACAGCTTGTAATTCGTGATATTGTTTGCCTAACTCTACGCCTTTATTCAAGAGAGGAAGAGCATTCTTATAGTTTTTCATTTGAAAATAGACTTTTCCCAAATCTATGTAAGAGGTTGCTAATGTAGCCTTTTCGCCTAGTTCTTCTCTTATTTGTACGGATAATTTCCCAAACTCTATGGCTGTTTGATACTGCTCTTTTATTAGATTTAGGGTCATAAAACTTTGATAGATAGTTGCCTTTCCACTTTTATCACCCAGTTCTTCCATTAGCTTTAGGCTTTTTTCATAATACATAGTGGCAATATCATATTCGTTTTTCAGTTCATAGACATTTCCTAAGTGTATATAGACATATGAAAGATACTCTTGACTGTCTGCTTCCTTGTAGAGTTCTTTAGCTTTTTGGTAATATTCTAAAGCTAAATCGTAAGAGGCTTGTACTTGGTGAATACTTCCAATATTGACATAAGCAACTCCTAAACTTTCTTTATCTCCTAATTTCTCCTTAATTTTTAAAGACTTCTGATAATATTGCATAGCTTGAGCATAAAACCCTCTAGCTTCTTGCATACTTCCTAAGTTGTTATACAACTTTACAATTCCTGTGTCATTACCTAGTTTTTGTTCAATATCTATAGCTTTCTCATAATATTCCAATGCTCTATCATATTCACTTTTTCGTTTATAAACAACTCCAATGTTATTATAAATACTTGCCATTTCTTTATCGTTTCCTATTTCTTTGAAGTTATGAATAGCAGTTTTGTATGAAATGATAGCTTTGTCATACTCTCCAAGATAAATATAGACAAGTCCGATATCTTTATAAATAGAGCCAATTTTTTCTTTGTTGTCTATAGTTTTATAAATACCTACGGCTTCATTGTATTTTTCGATGGCATTTGTATAATTTCGTTGTGTTCTGTAAAGTTTTCCCCAAGCATAGTAAGCGTCAGCTTCTCCTTCTTTATAGTTATTTTCTTTAGCCTCTTTTATATTAGCTTCATACATGGATTGAGCTTTTTCAAAGTTATGTTGGCTTATATAATAATATCCAGCTATATTTTTTGCATCTATAAATCCCTCTACATAATTATTCTCTAGAGCTAATTTAATAGATATATCAATGTAGGAAAAAAGAGTTGTAGAATCGTTTAAGGAAACTTGGTTAGCAAGTTCATTATAAGTATCAACTTTATCTTTTATAGAAATATTCTCTTTATCAATGATTGCTTGTAAAGAATCAATAATAGCTTGTTCTTGTGCATAAAGTGTATTCATAGAGAAAAAAATACAGCTCAATAGCACAATCGCATGGCGAATCTTCATGTTTTTTTATTTAATCCTGATAGTTATGGTAAGTAGTGTTTATTTTTTATTCAATGTATATTATAAATTGAAAATGATTTGTTAGCAGAAACAACAGCAATGCAAACAGTGTACTACTAACAAGTAATCAAAATAGCTTTTTTATTACAAAAAAGCTACTTAAAACTCTCTTTTGTGTAAATTTTAGGGACAAATTTCTGCTCATCTATGGGCGTTCGGGCATAATGATTTTGCTCATCAATATCTGGAATTTCTACAGGTTTGGGCAATACATTTTCATATTCTATTTGGGTCAAAATATGACTAATACAATTCAGACGAGCCGATTTTTTATGGTCAGCATCGATAACATTCCAAGGCGAGGTTTTAGTATCAGTATGGGCAAACATAGTATCTTTAGCTTTGGAGTAGTCGTGCCACTTTTCCCTACCTTTCAAATCCATTCCACTAAGTTTCCATCGTTTTCTAGGGAGCATGGTGCGTTCTTCAAACCTTCTTTTTTGTACTTCTGGACTAAC
This sequence is a window from Bernardetia sp.. Protein-coding genes within it:
- a CDS encoding ATP-dependent DNA helicase RecQ; this encodes MLPQQILKKYWGYDAFRPMQEEIINSVLEGNDTLALLPTGGGKSICFQVPAMALEGVCIVVTPLIALMKDQVFQLNKRGISAKAIYSGMSKREIDIILDNCVYGKNIKFLYLSPERLKTDLFKERVAKMNVGLLAIDEAHCISQWGYNFRPAYLEIAAIREKITNVPCIALTATATLQVREDIQDKLDFKDNKKVFTKSFSRANLSYSAFLEENKNQKMLQILNNVRGTGIIYVRNRKRCKEIALWLRQQKISADFYHAGLTHAQRNHVQESWISGKIRVIAATNAFGMGIDKPDVRTVIHTDLPDSLEAYYQEAGRAGRDEKKAYAIALFDNNDLINLEKRTEQAHPEPKIIKKVYQALANYFKIAVGSFPIESFDFDMEEFYRRFSIPYIESYNSIKILEEQGFLQLSESFYTPSKIWIKVDNATLYNFQIANPKSDTVIKGILRAYGGAFQQFISISEQNLSRFLKMPKMEVVAQLNYLAQQNIIDYQPQKDVPQLSFLTPRHNANDLPLDLEFLKVRKKEAMQKAFSVINYVSNDMRCRTQILLHYFGEKTDEVCGVCDNCIKNKKAANGTAKNESEDIKTQILEKIASHSIPVHKLQQHFKNLDATILGKIIQEMVATGIIQYDKSGNLISK
- a CDS encoding tetratricopeptide repeat protein, whose amino-acid sequence is MKIRHAIVLLSCIFFSMNTLYAQEQAIIDSLQAIIDKENISIKDKVDTYNELANQVSLNDSTTLFSYIDISIKLALENNYVEGFIDAKNIAGYYYISQHNFEKAQSMYEANIKEAKENNYKEGEADAYYAWGKLYRTQRNYTNAIEKYNEAVGIYKTIDNKEKIGSIYKDIGLVYIYLGEYDKAIISYKTAIHNFKEIGNDKEMASIYNNIGVVYKRKSEYDRALEYYEKAIDIEQKLGNDTGIVKLYNNLGSMQEARGFYAQAMQYYQKSLKIKEKLGDKESLGVAYVNIGSIHQVQASYDLALEYYQKAKELYKEADSQEYLSYVYIHLGNVYELKNEYDIATMYYEKSLKLMEELGDKSGKATIYQSFMTLNLIKEQYQTAIEFGKLSVQIREELGEKATLATSYIDLGKVYFQMKNYKNALPLLNKGVELGKQYHELQAVRSGAEMLSKIYSEQDNYQQAYKNEILFREMKDSLSNTENTKLITRLESEYAFKKVEDSLHKENIVQAEQIEKDKIEAKFQRNINILVLIILVIVVITAVFIYRSQSKTKKLNSQLNKQKKELAEVNGELQGLNEELQQNQDEIIAQRDSIESQNQLLEEQNQNIAHSINAAQTIQAAILPYQERMKKELGEYFIIYRPRDVVSGDFYWLGNLKGKTIIGALDCTGHGVSGAFMSMIGFTLLNEIINTRKVTEPAKILEQLRNDIRRALRQNETGMSNGMDAVFITIEDDETASMKKVTFAGAKCPLWYVNAEKNKVEKIKGSNISIGLDYKEVRNFESTTLLLPKDSLLYFGSDGIIDQNDNNKKKFGSIRLKEFFQESHHLPLEEQKQKLEEQIDAHMQNTKQRDDILWMGVKI